The DNA window AGCAGATGTTGTGGTGTCTATGGAAGACTTATACGTCGGCCGCCAGCCCCACCTGCCCGTCGAGCCGGATGTTGCCGCCGCTTACTATGACGAAAACGGCAACCTGCAAATTCTGTCGAAGAGTATCGGCCTGGACCTGCACGCCCTCATGATTGGCGAAGGCCTAGGCCTCGAGCCGGGCAAAAACCTGTTCCTGTCCCAGTTCCCCGGTGTGGGCGGTACCTTCGGCTACAAGTTCAGCCCCACCATTGAGGCACTGGTGGGTGCTGCTGCCATGGCTACCGGCAAGCCTTGCTTCCTGAACTTCAACTACTACCAGCAGATTACTTACACCGGCAAGCGGTCACCTTTCTTTATCGACCTGAAGTACGGCGCTACTAAGGACGGCAAGATCATTGCCATGGAAAGCAACTGGGCAGTGGACCATGGTCCTTACTCCGAGTTTGGCGACCTCCTGACTCTGCGTGGTGCCCAGTTCATTGGCGCCGGCTATGGCATTCCGAACATCCGCGGCGTAGGCTACACGGTTTGCACCAACCACTGCTGGGGTTCCGCCTTCCGGGCTTACGGTTCACCCCAGAGCTTCTTTGCCTCCGAGACTCTAATGGACGTCCTGGCTGAGAAATTGGGCATGGATCCGCTGGAACTGCGCTATATTAACGCTTACCGCCCCGGTGATACCAACCCCTCCGGTCATGAGCCTGAAGTATACTCTATAACCGAGTTGATCGACGCTATCCGTCCCAAGTATCAGGCTGCTCTGGAGAAGGCTAAAAAGCTATCTACGCCGGAGAAGAAGCGCGGCGTCGGCGTATCTGTCGGTGTCTACGGCTGCGGCCTGGACGGCGTAGACGGCGCTGAAGTGTGGGTAGAACTGCTGGCAGACGGCAGAGTTCAGATAAGTACCAACTGGCAAGACCACGGCCAGGGTGCAGACATGGGTCTGCTGGCCACCTCCCACGAAGCTTTACGTCCGATGGGCATTAAGCCTGAGCAAATTAAACTGGTTATGAACGACATGAATTTAGCCCCGGCCGGTGGCCCCGCTGGCGGCAGCCGCTCCCAGCTGGTTATCGGGAATGCCGCTATCAACGGTTGCGAACAACTGTTGAACGCACTGAAGAAGGCCGACGGCACTTACATGACCTATGACGAGGCAGTGGCCAACGGTATCCCGTTAAAATATATAGGTCAGTGGAGCACAGCTGCCGATAACTGCACTGCCTGCGATGAAAAAGGTCAGGGCAAACCCTTTGCCACTTACATGTACGGCGTCTTCCTGGCTGAAGTGGAGGTGGACACCAAGACCGGCAAAACTCAGGTTGTGGGTATGACTTTGGCCGCCGACGTAGGCGAAGTTGTTAACCAAACCGTCCTCGACGGTCAAATTTACGGTGGCTTAGCCCAGGGCATCGGCTTGGCGCTGAGCGAAGATTTCGAAGACCTGAAGAAGCATACGAGCATGGCTGCTTGCGGCATTCCGTACGTCAAGGACATTCCGGACAACATGGAGATCATCTACGTAAACAAGTCTCGTAAGATTGGACCGCACGGCGCTTCCGGCGTGGGCGAACTGCCGCTGACTTCTCCCCATGCTGCCATCTGCAACGCTATTTACAACGCCTGTGGTGTACGTATCACCCAGCTCCCGGCCCTGCCGGAGAAGATCCTGGCCGGTCTCCGGGGTAAAGAAATCCCTGTAGTTAAACGACCGATTAAAAACCCTGCTTTCTAAACAAAGAAGCATTTTGGATTGAAATATTAATTAAGTAAAGGTCTCTGCCTAAAACGAACTAAACAGTCTCACGCTTTTAGTTCGTTTTAGGTTTCAGTCGTCGATCGACAGGCAACCGTCGTCAGGTTTGCAAGTTTTTCTTTTAGGGTCTTTTTATTCGTTGAAACCAGAGTTTTACATTACCCCTGACAACTGAAGACCGACGACTGAATAAGTAAGGTGGGATAACATGGATCATAAACGAATATTTGAATTTGAAGAAAAATGTATTCAGGAGCACCCACCGGCTTGCACCGCTGCCTGTCCCGTTCACGTAGATGTGAAAGGTTTCATACGGGAAATTAAGGCCGGGCGCTTTGATGAGGCATTAAATATATATAGTAAGTCAGTTCCCTTTCCTGGTATCATCGGTCGCATCTGTGACCATCCCTGCCAGGCTGCTTGCAAGCGTAAGGAAGTGGGTGACGCCATTGCTATCGCGGCCTTGGAGAAGGCCTGTGTTCAGCTGGTGCAAGCCAGCCCACCTAAAGTAACGGCTCCATCCGGTAAGAAACAGAGGGTGGCGGTAATAGGTGGTGGTCTTAGCAGTTTAACAGTTGCCTTTGACCTTGCTAAGAAGGGGTATCGGGTTACCCTGTTTGAGGCCGGAAGTAGATTGGGGGGAAGCATATGGGAGATTCCAGAGGTGGACTTACCGCCACAAGTTATAGACAATGATCTGGCGGTATTAAATAATCTTGGCGTAATAATTCATTTCAATACCAGAGTGGGAAAAGACATTTCCTTTATCTCTGTTTGTGACGACTATCAAGCCATCTACCTGGGAACAGGAAATGCTGTTTGGGAATTTAATCTGCCGTTAGATGAGCAAGGCAACTTAATAATTGACCCGGTGACCTTTGCCGCGGGGCGGCAGGGTATCTTTGCCGGTGGTACATTGAGAAGCGGGGGCACCTATTCGCCTATTACTTCTCTTTCAGATGGCAGGCGGGCGGCTATTTCAATAGACCGCTATTTGCAGGGAGTTTCACTAACTGCTGCCCGTGAGAATGAAGGGCCTTACCTGACCCGTCTTTTCAGCAGCACCAAGGGTGTAAAGCCCCTACCGGCAGTACCGATGGGAAACGGCAGGAGTTTTTACAGCAAACATGAAGCTATGCAGGAGGCTGCCAGATGCCTCCAGTGCCAGTGCTTAGAGTGTGTTAAGGTCTGCCAATACATGATTCATTTTAAGGGGTACCCAAAAAAATTTATACGGCAAATAAACCACAACCTTAAAATGATCAAGGGTAGGCATGAGGCTAACATCTTGATTAACTCATGCAGCCTGTGCGGACTCTGCCAGCAGGTTTGTCCGGAAGGTCTCAACCTGGGAGAACTTTGCCAGGAGGCCCGTGCCGAGATGGTAAAAAAAGGAAAGATGCCGCCATCGGCCCATGATTTTCCCATTAGAGATATGGAATTCAGCAATGGGGAACAATGTGTGTTAAGCCGCCATCAGCCGGGTCATACTTCCAGCAGCTATCTTTTCTTTCCGGGCTGCCAGTTAAGCGCATCCGCTCCTGAGCATGTAGAAAGATCCTATGCTTATTTAACCGAACGGCTTACGGGAGGGGTTGGCCTGATGTTGCGGTGCTGCGGCGCACCCGCAGCATGGTCAGGACGCACAGAGTTGTTTTTAGCAGAATTGCAAAAAATTAAGGACCAGTGGCGGGAAATGGGCAGACCGCGTCTGATTCTGGCCTGTTCCACCTGCTACCAAATGTTTAAGAAGCACCTGCCGGATGTTGAAATTATCAGCCTATGGGAACTGTACGACCAATATGGGCTGCCCAAGGTCAACAGCGCTCATAGACCGGCCCTGGTTGCTGTGCACGATGCTTGCACCACCAGGCATGAAAGGCACGTTCAGGAAACTGTGCGAAAAATCCTGCACCAAATTGGATGCCGGATTGAAGAACTGCCTACCAGCTGCGACAAGACGGCATGCTGCGGATTTGGCGGTTTGCTGCAGTTTGCCAACCGCGGGCTGGCAGATGAGGTGATGAGGCGGCGCATAAACGAAAGCTCTGCTGACTATGTTGCTTACTGTGCCATCTGCCGGGACAATTTTGCTGCCAAAGGTAAAAAAACCTATCACCTGCTGGATTTGATTTACGGTGAAGCAGATGCTGCTGCCCCTGCCAAACGCGGGCCGGGTTACTCACAGCGGCGTGAAAACAGGGTCAGGTTGAAAAATAAAATGCTTAAAGAGGTTTGGGGAGAAAGGGTAGCAGCAGAAAAAATGTCCTTTGAAGCAATAAACTTGATTATCCCCGCCGCAGTGAACGAAGTCATGGAGGAACGCCTGATCCTGGTGGAAGATGTCCAGAAAGTGATAGAGTATGCCGAGAGAACAGGTAACAAACTGTTGATCCGTAATAACGGCCATGTTTTGGCCTGTCACAGGCCGGTAGCCATTACCTACTGGGTAGAGTACACACCGCAGGAGGACGGTTTTACTATCCACAATGCCTACTCGCACCGGATGGAAGTAAAGGGTAATCATTAAGGTGCGGTTCGGTGAAAAAATAACTTAATCAAAGAGGTGTGAGGCGAGATTTTGGCTGAGCAAAAGGAATTAAACCGGGTTAAACTAATCATTTCTGAAGATACCCGGCATCTTATGGAAAAAAGGCATATTTTGGACGAGGATATCCAAAGAGTTATTAATTATGCCGAAGCAACCGGCAGTAAATTATTGATTCGCCATACCGGTCACTACCTGGCTTACCATAGACCGGTAAGCGTAACTTACTGGGTAGAGTACCTGCCTCGGGATGATGGGTTTATGGTATATAACACCTACTCTCATCGAATGGAAATTAATGAGGAAGTGAAAGAATGAGCCAAGCAAAGGGCCAATCGGATGGAAAGGTTATAGAATGTATGAAATGCGGTATTGTTTTGGAGCCGGGAAAAGTTGAAGTTGCGTATTTGAATAACAAATTTTCTGTTGAATTGCTTAAATGCCCTAAATGCGGCATGGTTTACATCCCGGAAGAACTGGCCACCGGTAAAATGCTGGAAGTGGAAAAAGCCATGGAAGATAAGTAATTTACGAAGTAATGCCGGGGGGATTTAAAAAATGTCTACCGAGAAAATATGCCGCATTTATGAAGGCCATGCTGTAAGACAAGTCACCGGCGATAGCATCAGGCCAGGCGGGTTAAGTTTGACTGACCGTGCCATAAATATATGTGCCTTGCCGCCCGGGTCCAAAATCCTGGACGTTGGTTGCGGAACAGGTGCAACAGTTGAACATTTAATAGATAAATATAAATTAAATGCAGTTGGTGTGGATCCATCGGCTGTTCTTTTAGAAAAGGGGCGCCAAAGAAGAAGTGATTTACCCATATTTCAGGCTGTGGGCGAATGCCTGCCCTTTGCCCAGGGTGACATGGACTGTATTTTTGCCGAGTGCTCACTTTCATTAATGATTAATGTTGATCTGGCCCTGTCAGAATTCCACCGTGTTTTAAAAAATAACGGGCTGCTGGTTATTTCAGATATTTATGCCCGTAATCCAGAAGGGGTTTGCCGGTTGCGAAGTTTACCGGTAGAAAGTTGCCTGAAGGGGGCTATGTCCAAGGAGGGATTAATCAAGAGAATTGATAGTGCAGGGTTTAAAATTAAATTATGGGAAGATCACAGCGACCTGCTGAAAGAACTAACTTTTCAATTAATCATGGCCCATGGTTCCCTGGAAAATTTCTGGCAAAGCACTTCCCCAGGGGAGCTTGACGTTATAAAAATTAAACAGATCATCGCCAAGTCCGGACCGGGTTATTTTTTGCTTATCGCTGCCAAACAAGAAAGGGATTGAAAGGAGAAAAACATGTCTCAAGAAATGTTCCGCATGTTTGAATTGGCCCAGCAGGGGTTTGCTTGCAGCCAAATTTTATTAATTATGGGACTGGAAGCCCAGGGAAAAAGCAATACGGAACTGGTAAGGGCTATGACAGGGTTAGCCGGAGGCATGGGCTTTAGCGGTGATACTTGTGGTGCTTTAACCGGCGGGGCCTGTTTGATGGGTCTTTTTGCCGGCAAAGGTTCTCCCGAAGAACAAGCCCACGATGAATTTGACTTAATGGTTTCAGAACTGGTTGACTGGTTTAAACAACGGATGGGAGAAGAATTCGGCGGGATTACCTGTGGCGCTATTCTGGGAGACGATCTGCCATATAAAGCAGTTTCTGTCGGGTGTGGCAATATAGTCAGTGCCACCTACGATAAAGCAAAAGAGATAATGTTAAAATACGGAATTGTTCCTGCCGAGGCAAAAGCATGAGTGAACAAGACCTAACGTTAAACAGTACGGAAAGTGTTTGTCCCCATTGTCTTACCAGGATACCGGCCCGTAAGGTGCTGCGGGGGGAAAATGTTTTTCTGATTAAAAGCTGTCCGGAACATGGTACCACTGAAACTGTTCTTTGGAGGGGATTGCCGGATTACCGGACATGGGCCAGGCCCAAAATACCGTCGCAGCCCACAAGGTGTTTTACAGAGGTGGCGCAGGGGTGTCCCTTTGACTGCGGCCTTTGCCCTGATCACAGGCAGCACAGTTGCACGGTTTTGTTGGAAATTACTCAAAGATGTAATTTGGGCTGTGCCTTTTGCTTTGCCGATGCCGGAGCCAGCCCGTCGGCAGACCCCGGCCTGGAGGTTATTAAAGGCTATTTTGAAACGTTATTGCTGGCCGGCGGTCCCTTTAACATTCAATTGTCCGGCGGCGAACCCACTCTGCGGGACGATTTGCCGGAGATTATAAGGCTTGGCAGGTCGCTTGGTTTTAACTTTATTCAGCTTAATACCAACGGGTTGCGGCTGGCCGAAGAGCCATCTTTTGTTAAAAAGTGCAGAGATGCCGGCTTATCCTCGATCTTCCTCCAGTTTGACGGTACTTCTGATGAGATATACCGTGTTTTAAGGGGTAGGCCCATATTAAAACAAAAGATATTGGCCATTGAAAATTGTGCCAAATACAATATAGGGGTAGTACTGGTGCCTACCCTGGTGCCGGGGGTTAATATACACAATATCGGAGCCATTATTGACTTGGCCCTTAGTTATTTGCCAGCCGTCAGGGGAGTTCATTTTCAGCCGGTCAGTTATTTCGGTCGTTACCCCAAGCCGCCGGCTGATAACCACCGCATTACCATACCTGAGGTGATTAGGGAGATTGCCCTGCAAAGTTACGGCAAAATAAAAGCCGACAGTTTTAAACCTCCCGGTTGTGAAAACGCATTATGTTCCTTCCACGGAAACTTTGTGCTGATGCCCGGTGGCGAACTGCGTTCCTGGACCAAGCACGAAGGCTGCTGCGGTACTGCGGAAAAGGCCGAAGCGGGAGCGGCTAAAGCCAGAAACTTTGTGGCGAAATACTGGTCTGCCCCGGAAATAAAAAGTATTTCAGTTAGCACAGGCGGTGGGGCTTTTTCCCTTTGGGATGCCTTTATAGAAAGAGCTCGCACCCACTCCTTCAGTATTTCCGGTATGGCCTTTCAGGATGTCTGGAATCTGGATTTAGACAGGCTCAAGGACTGCTGCATTCATGTTATGTCCCCCGCAGGCAAATTGGTTCCTTTTTGTGCTTATAATTTAACCGACAGCGAAGGTCGACCATTGTATCGGCAAAGGAGATCAAAAAATGGAAATGACTCCGCTAAACAACTGGATTGCCCGTAAAATTGGTGTTAACGTCAGTGGGCTGACCAGAGAAAATATAGAAAAATACCAGCTCCAAAAACTCCGTGCAATCTTGGAACTGGTTAAAAATAAAAGTGTCTTTTATCGGAAAGCCCTGGCTGATTTTAAGACTGAAAGCCTCACTTGCCTTGCCGGCTTGAAATATATTTCATACACTACAGCAGAAGAAATAAGAAATAACCCGCTACATTTTCTTTGTGTTTCTCAGGATCAAATCTGCAGGGTTGTTACCCTGCAGAGTTCCGGCACCACGGGGGAACCAAAAAGGCTATACTTTACCAAAGAAGACCAGGAATTAACCATTGATTTTTTCCATATCGGGATGTCCACCCTGGTAGTGCCCGGCGATAGGGTGCTGATCCTGCTGCCAGGCAAGCTGCCAGGCAGTGTCGGGGATTTACTGGCGAAGGGGTTAAGCAGATTAGGGGTAAAGGGTATTCACCACGGCCTGGTCACCGACCCGGGCCGCACACTGCAAATTATGCTTGAACAAGAGGTCAACGCCCTGGTGGGAATTCCCACCCAGGTGCTTTCCCTGGCAAGATACAGGGATGAGGACGGAAATAACATACCCCTCAAGTTAAAGAGTGTGCTCTTGAGCACAGATTATGTTCCACAGGCGATCACCCGGGAACTGCAGCAAAGCTGGGACTGCCGGGTCTATAGCCATTACGGCATGACCGAGATGGGGTTTGGGGGCGCAGTAGAGTGTCAAGCCTTGGCCGGATATCACCTCAGGGAAGCAGACCTGTACTTTGAAATTATTAACCCTGTAACCGGTCTGCCGGTGCCGGAGGGCGAAGAGGGCGAGGTCGTATTCACTACCCTTACCAGGCAGGGAATGCCCCTTATCCGTTACCGCACCGGTGATCGGGCAAGGTTTATCCCGGAACCCTGTCCCTGTGGAACAATACTAAAGAGAATGGCACCGGTGACAGGTCGTCTCAATAACGTCTGCCAAGTGGCAGGCGGGTTGTTAACGATGAGTGATCTGGATGAAGCCCTTTTCCCGGTGGCCGGGCTATTGAATTTTCAAGCCAGCCTATCCTGCCCGGAGGGTATCGACAGGCTTACAGTCGGCGTCTGGTTAAATGGTGAAGCAAATATGACGGCAATCAGGAAGGCACTGGATACCATTCCATTGATTCATTCAGCTACAAAGCAGGGGAACCTGGAAGTAAATATAACAATACTGCCCGGGGGTGTCCCAGCCTCCGGTGCAAAACGGATTATTACGGACCTGAGGGAACGGGGGGAAATAAATG is part of the Desulforamulus hydrothermalis Lam5 = DSM 18033 genome and encodes:
- a CDS encoding DVU_1555 family C-GCAxxG-C-C protein, with the translated sequence MSQEMFRMFELAQQGFACSQILLIMGLEAQGKSNTELVRAMTGLAGGMGFSGDTCGALTGGACLMGLFAGKGSPEEQAHDEFDLMVSELVDWFKQRMGEEFGGITCGAILGDDLPYKAVSVGCGNIVSATYDKAKEIMLKYGIVPAEAKA
- a CDS encoding DVU_1557 family redox protein, whose amino-acid sequence is MSQAKGQSDGKVIECMKCGIVLEPGKVEVAYLNNKFSVELLKCPKCGMVYIPEELATGKMLEVEKAMEDK
- the trsM gene encoding DVU_1556 family methyltransferase, whose translation is MSTEKICRIYEGHAVRQVTGDSIRPGGLSLTDRAINICALPPGSKILDVGCGTGATVEHLIDKYKLNAVGVDPSAVLLEKGRQRRSDLPIFQAVGECLPFAQGDMDCIFAECSLSLMINVDLALSEFHRVLKNNGLLVISDIYARNPEGVCRLRSLPVESCLKGAMSKEGLIKRIDSAGFKIKLWEDHSDLLKELTFQLIMAHGSLENFWQSTSPGELDVIKIKQIIAKSGPGYFLLIAAKQERD
- a CDS encoding pyridine nucleotide-disulfide oxidoreductase/dicluster-binding protein, coding for MDHKRIFEFEEKCIQEHPPACTAACPVHVDVKGFIREIKAGRFDEALNIYSKSVPFPGIIGRICDHPCQAACKRKEVGDAIAIAALEKACVQLVQASPPKVTAPSGKKQRVAVIGGGLSSLTVAFDLAKKGYRVTLFEAGSRLGGSIWEIPEVDLPPQVIDNDLAVLNNLGVIIHFNTRVGKDISFISVCDDYQAIYLGTGNAVWEFNLPLDEQGNLIIDPVTFAAGRQGIFAGGTLRSGGTYSPITSLSDGRRAAISIDRYLQGVSLTAARENEGPYLTRLFSSTKGVKPLPAVPMGNGRSFYSKHEAMQEAARCLQCQCLECVKVCQYMIHFKGYPKKFIRQINHNLKMIKGRHEANILINSCSLCGLCQQVCPEGLNLGELCQEARAEMVKKGKMPPSAHDFPIRDMEFSNGEQCVLSRHQPGHTSSSYLFFPGCQLSASAPEHVERSYAYLTERLTGGVGLMLRCCGAPAAWSGRTELFLAELQKIKDQWREMGRPRLILACSTCYQMFKKHLPDVEIISLWELYDQYGLPKVNSAHRPALVAVHDACTTRHERHVQETVRKILHQIGCRIEELPTSCDKTACCGFGGLLQFANRGLADEVMRRRINESSADYVAYCAICRDNFAAKGKKTYHLLDLIYGEADAAAPAKRGPGYSQRRENRVRLKNKMLKEVWGERVAAEKMSFEAINLIIPAAVNEVMEERLILVEDVQKVIEYAERTGNKLLIRNNGHVLACHRPVAITYWVEYTPQEDGFTIHNAYSHRMEVKGNH
- a CDS encoding DVU_1553 family AMP-dependent CoA ligase, translating into MEMTPLNNWIARKIGVNVSGLTRENIEKYQLQKLRAILELVKNKSVFYRKALADFKTESLTCLAGLKYISYTTAEEIRNNPLHFLCVSQDQICRVVTLQSSGTTGEPKRLYFTKEDQELTIDFFHIGMSTLVVPGDRVLILLPGKLPGSVGDLLAKGLSRLGVKGIHHGLVTDPGRTLQIMLEQEVNALVGIPTQVLSLARYRDEDGNNIPLKLKSVLLSTDYVPQAITRELQQSWDCRVYSHYGMTEMGFGGAVECQALAGYHLREADLYFEIINPVTGLPVPEGEEGEVVFTTLTRQGMPLIRYRTGDRARFIPEPCPCGTILKRMAPVTGRLNNVCQVAGGLLTMSDLDEALFPVAGLLNFQASLSCPEGIDRLTVGVWLNGEANMTAIRKALDTIPLIHSATKQGNLEVNITILPGGVPASGAKRIITDLRERGEINEKIVSGHVAAS
- the trsS gene encoding radical SAM (seleno)protein TrsS, yielding MSEQDLTLNSTESVCPHCLTRIPARKVLRGENVFLIKSCPEHGTTETVLWRGLPDYRTWARPKIPSQPTRCFTEVAQGCPFDCGLCPDHRQHSCTVLLEITQRCNLGCAFCFADAGASPSADPGLEVIKGYFETLLLAGGPFNIQLSGGEPTLRDDLPEIIRLGRSLGFNFIQLNTNGLRLAEEPSFVKKCRDAGLSSIFLQFDGTSDEIYRVLRGRPILKQKILAIENCAKYNIGVVLVPTLVPGVNIHNIGAIIDLALSYLPAVRGVHFQPVSYFGRYPKPPADNHRITIPEVIREIALQSYGKIKADSFKPPGCENALCSFHGNFVLMPGGELRSWTKHEGCCGTAEKAEAGAAKARNFVAKYWSAPEIKSISVSTGGGAFSLWDAFIERARTHSFSISGMAFQDVWNLDLDRLKDCCIHVMSPAGKLVPFCAYNLTDSEGRPLYRQRRSKNGNDSAKQLDCP
- a CDS encoding molybdopterin-dependent aldehyde oxidoreductase; the protein is MIKKKLNINGVTTVVVADPEAMLADVLRGQLHLTGTKVGCGKAQCGACSVILNGKVIMSCAYKMKRIPDESIITTIEGIGTPTNLHALQLAWVKYGAAQCGFCSPGFIVSAKGLLDQNPNPTREEVRDWFQKHRNVCRCTGYKPIVDAVMAAAKLMRGEITVEDLSFRMPADGKILGTDYPRPSAVGKVTGTIEYGSDFGLRMPPGTLQLKLVQAQVSHARILSIDTSEAEKMPGVYKVVTHKDIKGKNRINGLNFPNNKGDSYDRPILCDEKVFQFGDAIAIVCADTEANAQAAVEKVKVELEILPPYMSAPAAMEPDAIEIHPGTPNVYYKQLIEKGEDTAPLMEKADVVVSMEDLYVGRQPHLPVEPDVAAAYYDENGNLQILSKSIGLDLHALMIGEGLGLEPGKNLFLSQFPGVGGTFGYKFSPTIEALVGAAAMATGKPCFLNFNYYQQITYTGKRSPFFIDLKYGATKDGKIIAMESNWAVDHGPYSEFGDLLTLRGAQFIGAGYGIPNIRGVGYTVCTNHCWGSAFRAYGSPQSFFASETLMDVLAEKLGMDPLELRYINAYRPGDTNPSGHEPEVYSITELIDAIRPKYQAALEKAKKLSTPEKKRGVGVSVGVYGCGLDGVDGAEVWVELLADGRVQISTNWQDHGQGADMGLLATSHEALRPMGIKPEQIKLVMNDMNLAPAGGPAGGSRSQLVIGNAAINGCEQLLNALKKADGTYMTYDEAVANGIPLKYIGQWSTAADNCTACDEKGQGKPFATYMYGVFLAEVEVDTKTGKTQVVGMTLAADVGEVVNQTVLDGQIYGGLAQGIGLALSEDFEDLKKHTSMAACGIPYVKDIPDNMEIIYVNKSRKIGPHGASGVGELPLTSPHAAICNAIYNACGVRITQLPALPEKILAGLRGKEIPVVKRPIKNPAF